A genomic region of Metopolophium dirhodum isolate CAU chromosome 1, ASM1992520v1, whole genome shotgun sequence contains the following coding sequences:
- the LOC132950896 gene encoding uncharacterized protein LOC132950896, producing MDGTFKTVPSIFLQMYTIRAPVGGNNSRILPLVYVLMTSKQQLCYERLFEDLISICDDFGFDVSPKCIITDFEKAAINAACQNIWRKIQSSGLATKYGENEEFSLQLRCMWSLAFLHPSDIPNAFDQLKDSLPYDIQNNFEENYVHGKVRRKFRNGIVSRYELLFPPSFWSIHFNHENNIPRTQNKVEAWHKRWKVLVGADHVGVYRIIAEIRKEQQHVVGQIQIILSGQARPK from the exons ATGGATGGTACATTTAAAACTGTGccaagtatatttttacaaatgtacaCTATACGTGCACCTGTTGGTGGAAATAATTCTAGAATTTTGCCATTAGTATATGTTTTAATGACCAGTAAACAACAATTGTGTTACGAACGTTTATTCGAAGACTTAATATCAATTTGTGATGATTTCGGTTTCGATGTTtcaccaaaatgtattataacagaTTTCGAAAAAGCTGCAATTAATGCTGCAT GCCAAAATATTTGGCGAAAAATCCAGTCTAGTGGATTGGCTACTAAATATGGAGAAAATGAAGAATTTAGTTTACAACTTCGATGTATGTGGTCACTTGCATTTTTACACCCATCAGATATACCTAATGCTTTTGATCAATTGAAAGATTCTTTACCCTATGACATTCAAAATAACTTTGAAGAAAATTACGTGCATGGAAAAGTACGAAGGAAATTTAGAAATGGAATAGTATCTCGATATGAGCTATTGTTTCCACCATCATTTTGGTCAATACATTTCAATCATGAAAACAATATTCCAAGGACACAAAACAAAGTCGAAGCATGGCACAAAAGATGGAAAGTATTAGTAGGAGCTGATCATGTTGGGGTATATCGTATAATTGCGGAAATTAGAAAAGAGCAACAACACGTTGTGG ggcaaattcaaattattttatccgGACAAGCAAGGCCAAAATAA